In Choloepus didactylus isolate mChoDid1 chromosome X, mChoDid1.pri, whole genome shotgun sequence, a genomic segment contains:
- the LOC119523830 gene encoding translation initiation factor IF-2-like, producing the protein MGTGGTAPRVPAPGRPRPAPRLPAVLPGFACAGFRAGPGCRPDSDSASGASGKEDKGTRARAGAGRHGADAGQTRAEAPGSRDGPKARERPWRGFTCAVVAAPGRVAGGDSGLRPAACPRLTCWPGEGAAPRGVQSPHRGLPAAPALPTSRARPCSRSR; encoded by the coding sequence ATGGGCACAGGCGGGACGGCGCCCCGAGTCCCCGCGCCCGGGCGTCCCCGGCCGGCGCCCCGCTTGCCCGCCGTGCTCCCGGGCTTTGCGTGCGCGGGCTTCCGGGCCGGGCCCGGCTGCAGGCCGGACTCGGACTCCGCCTCGGGCGCCAGCGGCAAAGAGGACAAAGGCACGCGCGCGCGCGCCGGGGCTGGGAGACACGGGGCGGATGCGGGGCAGACGCGCGCCGAGGCCCCGGGCTCCAGGGACGGGCCCAAGGCGCGGGAGAGGCCCTGGCGGGGATTTACCTGCGCGGTGGTGGCGGCGCCGGGGCGGGTGGCCGGTGGCGACAGCGGGCTCCGCCCCGCGGCCTGCCCGAGGCTCACCTGTTGGCCTGGGGAAGGGGCGGCCCCTAGGGGTGTCCAAAGTCCCCACCGGGGCCTTCCCGCGGCGCCCGCCTTGCCCACCTCTCGTGCTCGGCCCTGCAGCCGGTCCCGCTGA